One segment of Streptomyces bathyalis DNA contains the following:
- a CDS encoding class I SAM-dependent methyltransferase, whose translation MAPSAGPASSASSAGSAGSARPVVHTYWETAGATMTFTHPLDQGLLERYVPRDARILDYGCGYGRLTARLEELGYGDVQGVDPSAAMIERGLREHPGLKLTRQTALPLPLAEDSFDAALLFVVLGVVPGDADQNALVAELARLIRPGGVLYLSDVPLQDDERHLRRYEEAVASAPYRAYGTFSTPDGGLFRHHRPEQLRALLHGNGFVVEEERTGAAATLHGHTARSVQVVARRAPAP comes from the coding sequence ATGGCTCCTTCTGCCGGTCCCGCCAGTTCCGCCAGTTCCGCCGGTTCTGCCGGATCCGCCCGCCCGGTGGTGCACACGTACTGGGAGACCGCCGGCGCGACGATGACCTTCACGCATCCCCTCGACCAAGGGCTGCTGGAGCGGTACGTGCCCCGCGACGCCCGGATTCTCGACTACGGGTGCGGCTACGGACGGCTGACGGCGCGGCTGGAGGAACTCGGCTACGGCGACGTGCAGGGCGTGGACCCTTCCGCGGCGATGATCGAGCGCGGATTGCGCGAACATCCGGGGCTCAAGCTGACCCGGCAGACGGCGCTGCCCCTGCCTTTGGCCGAGGACTCCTTCGACGCGGCGCTGCTGTTCGTCGTGCTGGGCGTCGTCCCGGGCGACGCGGACCAGAACGCGCTCGTCGCGGAACTCGCCCGGCTGATCAGACCCGGAGGCGTGCTCTACCTCAGCGATGTTCCCCTTCAGGACGACGAGCGCCACTTACGCCGCTACGAGGAGGCCGTGGCCTCGGCCCCGTACCGCGCCTACGGCACCTTCTCCACGCCCGATGGAGGGCTCTTCCGGCACCACCGGCCCGAGCAGCTCCGGGCACTGCTGCACGGCAACGGCTTCGTCGTCGAGGAGGAGCGAACGGGGGCGGCCGCCACACTCCACGGGCACACCGCACGCAGCGTCCAGGTCGTCGCCCGCCGAGCGCCCGCCCCGTGA
- a CDS encoding acyl-CoA dehydrogenase family protein yields the protein MDEETSVPPVTPQTPLGLFGTEALIGEEDRAIRDTVRQYVEEKVKPQLADWYETGSLPVRELAKELGSLGVLGMHLDGYGCAGTTATAYGLACMELEAGDSGLRSLVSVQGSLAMFAIWKYGSEEQKQQWLPSMAAGDAIGCFGLTEPDFGSNPAGMRTRAVRDGSDWVLDGTKMWITNGSVADVAVVWARTDDPGNKVRGFVVPAGTPGFSAPEIKKKMSLRASVTSELVLDGVRLPESAVLPDAVGLSGPLSCLNEARYGIVFGALGAARDCLETTLEYARQREIFDKPLAAYQLSQAKLADMSLELGKGMLLALHLGSLKDAGSLRPEQVSLGKLNSVREAIAIARECRTMLGAAGITLEYPVMRHANNLESVLTYEGTSEVHQLVIGQALTGEAAFR from the coding sequence ATGGACGAGGAGACCTCCGTGCCGCCCGTGACACCCCAGACCCCGCTCGGCCTCTTCGGCACCGAAGCCCTGATCGGCGAGGAGGACCGCGCGATCCGGGACACGGTGCGGCAGTACGTCGAGGAGAAGGTGAAGCCCCAACTCGCCGACTGGTACGAGACCGGGTCGCTCCCCGTGCGCGAACTGGCGAAGGAACTGGGCTCGTTGGGCGTCCTCGGCATGCACCTGGACGGCTACGGCTGCGCGGGCACCACCGCAACCGCCTACGGGCTGGCGTGCATGGAGCTGGAGGCGGGCGACTCGGGGCTGCGGTCCCTGGTGTCTGTGCAGGGCTCCCTCGCCATGTTCGCGATCTGGAAGTACGGCAGCGAGGAGCAGAAGCAGCAGTGGCTGCCGTCGATGGCGGCCGGTGACGCGATCGGCTGCTTCGGCCTGACCGAGCCGGACTTCGGCTCCAACCCGGCCGGCATGCGCACCCGCGCGGTGCGCGACGGTTCCGACTGGGTGCTGGACGGCACCAAGATGTGGATCACCAACGGGTCCGTCGCCGACGTGGCCGTGGTGTGGGCGAGGACGGACGACCCGGGAAACAAGGTCCGCGGCTTCGTCGTCCCGGCGGGCACCCCCGGATTCTCGGCGCCCGAGATCAAGAAGAAGATGTCGCTGCGCGCCTCGGTCACGTCCGAACTCGTCCTGGACGGCGTCCGGTTGCCCGAATCGGCGGTGCTCCCCGACGCCGTCGGCCTCTCCGGCCCGCTCTCCTGCCTCAACGAGGCGCGCTACGGCATCGTCTTCGGCGCGCTCGGCGCCGCACGCGACTGCCTGGAGACCACCCTCGAATACGCCCGGCAGCGGGAGATCTTCGACAAGCCGCTGGCCGCCTACCAGCTCTCGCAGGCCAAACTCGCCGACATGTCACTGGAGTTGGGCAAGGGGATGCTGCTGGCGCTGCATCTCGGAAGCCTCAAGGACGCCGGCTCGCTCCGTCCGGAGCAGGTCAGCCTCGGCAAGCTCAACAGCGTCCGCGAGGCGATCGCCATCGCCCGTGAGTGCCGCACCATGCTCGGCGCCGCCGGGATCACCCTGGAGTATCCGGTCATGCGGCACGCCAACAACCTTGAGTCCGTGCTCACTTACGAGGGCACCTCAGAGGTGCACCAGCTGGTGATCGGCCAGGCACTCACCGGCGAGGCCGCGTTCCGCTGA
- a CDS encoding TetR/AcrR family transcriptional regulator: MPRPKSPLLSRERIRDTALELIDSEGIGALSMRNLALRLDVKAASLYSHYPNKDAVLDAVANLLTRQVDTSAFERGWREGLETWGRSYHAALSRHPNAAPVVAAGTGRREDFLAMADAVHGGLVGDGWPPRWATMIAASVKYLVIGAATTPFASGFADDTRVYFERYPNLVQAHLIPAHAEEIDSDSFELALDSLLVGLEPLHASLTSARPAGE, from the coding sequence ATGCCACGCCCGAAGTCGCCGCTGCTCAGCCGGGAGCGGATCCGTGACACCGCGCTGGAGCTGATCGACTCCGAGGGCATCGGCGCGCTCTCCATGCGGAACCTCGCCCTGAGGCTCGATGTGAAGGCCGCCTCGCTCTACAGCCACTACCCCAACAAGGACGCCGTGCTGGACGCAGTGGCCAACCTGCTCACCCGCCAGGTGGACACCTCCGCCTTCGAGCGCGGCTGGCGCGAGGGCCTGGAGACATGGGGCAGGTCGTACCACGCGGCACTCAGCAGACACCCCAACGCCGCCCCGGTCGTGGCCGCCGGCACCGGCAGGCGCGAGGACTTCCTCGCCATGGCCGATGCCGTGCACGGAGGGCTCGTCGGGGACGGCTGGCCCCCGCGCTGGGCCACGATGATCGCCGCCTCCGTGAAGTACCTCGTCATCGGAGCAGCCACCACACCCTTCGCGAGCGGCTTCGCCGACGACACGCGTGTCTACTTCGAGCGCTATCCCAACCTCGTGCAGGCACATCTGATCCCGGCACACGCCGAGGAGATCGACAGCGACAGCTTCGAACTCGCCCTGGACAGCCTGCTCGTGGGGCTCGAACCGCTGCACGCCTCGCTGACGTCCGCACGGCCCGCGGGGGAGTGA